The Watersipora subatra chromosome 1, tzWatSuba1.1, whole genome shotgun sequence genome has a window encoding:
- the LOC137394498 gene encoding receptor-type tyrosine-protein phosphatase epsilon-like, producing the protein MTSSPQERLSRTDIKIGTRACCHVYHTKSGFIVTQTPLAHTEHDFWNMLLMRESAVIVHLNNNEDEQAYWPYEPGTQTAIRDITVQCVHRILGSDGCSETELCVVQQGKYFDVLLIELQLPNGELPNTTQLLTLCRKIERYASSSRYTMTIQCSNGSRLSGLFVVAMNLFLRVRIEQEVDIVVEVKLARRSRPEFINDFASFNLLHEFVTSYLSEFSEYSNFK; encoded by the exons GTTTACCATACAAAGTCTGGTTTCATTGTTACACAGACACCCCTCGCCCATACAGAGCATGACTTTTGGAATATGCTACTCATGAGAGAGTCTGCTGTGATAGTCCACCTTAACAACAATGAG GATGAGCAAGCATACTGGCCATATGAACCAGGAACCCAGACCGCTATCAGAGACATAACTGTGCAATGTGTACACCGCATTTTAGGATCTGATGGCTGCTCAGAAACAGAACTCTGTGTTGTACAACAAGGA AAATATTTTGATGTCCTGCTAATTGAGTTGCAATTGCCAAATGGAGAGTTGCCTAACACCACCCAGCTACTAACCCTGTGTCGCAAGATTGAAAGATATGCTTCCTCTTCTCGATATACTAtgactatacagtgcag CAATGGTAGCAGATTGAGTGGCCTGTTTGTGGTAGCCATGAATCTTTTTTTGAGGGTTCGCATCGAACAGGAAGTAGATATCGTTGTGGAAGTTAAGTTGGCCCGGCGGAGTCGACCAGAGTTCATAAATGACTTT GCATCTTTCAACCTCCTCCATGAGTTTGTTACATCCTATCTCTCAGAGTTCAGCGAGTACTCCAACTTTAAATGA